Proteins co-encoded in one Actinomadura luteofluorescens genomic window:
- a CDS encoding ATP-binding protein, translating into MTPQRPVQASKREAEVLAALAERLSNVQIAGRLHISVRTVESHISSLLRKYGVTDRWELAEEARRRTPQPGHVAGLPAARTTFLGRGEEIATVLALLERERLVTLLGPGGIGKTRLAAVAAKAAAPAFPLGGAFVDLVPVADAFVAQAVASALGVTERPGQALEDVIARRLARGRTLLVLDNCEHLLDAAAGFVERLLSACPTVTVLATGRERIGVQGERTVLVPPLPADTDAGRLFLDRAEAAGPGFTAARADVAEICRRLDGMPLAIELAAARGASLGAAGLLTALEDVLRLLSGGRGAVERHRSLRAVIRWSHDLLTEDERELFECLSVFVGGFDLAAVGAVVPGLGAGAAADLLGRLVDKSLVVRAAEGRWRMLETVRAFAAERLAAGAAQGAVRERYLRWAAGTAAELEDRLDGDWRVRFDAVADDLRAALAGAPPGRADVPHRLARSLGHLTFARRFLREAPGHYREAARRAPTPDEAALDLRDAADAAHALIETGRAFDLLLESAEQSRRAGDGDGEAATLAFAVVTAERHPSGFDAEIPHERLRALLARARAAGDLRDRVVAAHLAAARAWSHGTEKVTPDPFLAAAARSAARATGDPVLLSAALDASGIAALTAGRFREAHRIATERVGLLPAMPRDVPYPAPEITDTYHMATACAVAAGDLRAALSAARLAASDDLIGDRSPVAMATLVQALVLMGDLDEALSHADTLWEACEDAGSPLAWTAPSVAAVALAHGLLGDEDGLRLWRDRAERIAGDARSRYLASYAAFVDARTALRAVRAGEAPVLVERAFAPFPPQDWYRGYARAAGAELAVAAGLPDAPKRLAAASDAAPENAWAAACLARASGLLHRDVDELTGSARSWEHIGARHEHAFTLDLIEELRPRR; encoded by the coding sequence ATGACCCCCCAGCGTCCGGTCCAGGCGTCCAAGCGTGAGGCGGAGGTCCTCGCGGCGCTCGCCGAGCGGCTGTCGAACGTCCAGATCGCGGGCAGGCTCCACATCTCGGTGCGGACCGTCGAGAGCCACATCTCCTCGCTGCTGCGCAAGTACGGCGTGACCGACCGCTGGGAGCTGGCGGAGGAGGCGCGGCGCCGCACGCCCCAGCCGGGGCACGTCGCCGGCCTGCCGGCCGCGCGGACCACGTTCCTCGGGCGAGGCGAGGAGATCGCGACGGTGCTCGCCCTCCTGGAGAGGGAGCGGCTGGTGACCCTCCTCGGCCCCGGCGGGATCGGCAAGACGCGGCTCGCGGCGGTGGCCGCCAAGGCGGCGGCGCCCGCGTTCCCGCTCGGCGGTGCGTTCGTCGACCTCGTGCCGGTCGCCGACGCGTTCGTCGCGCAGGCGGTGGCGTCCGCGCTCGGCGTGACCGAGCGCCCCGGGCAGGCACTGGAGGACGTCATCGCCCGCCGCCTCGCGAGGGGCCGGACGCTGCTCGTCCTGGACAACTGCGAGCATCTCCTCGACGCCGCCGCCGGCTTCGTCGAGCGGCTGCTGTCGGCGTGCCCCACCGTGACCGTCCTTGCCACCGGGCGCGAGCGCATCGGCGTGCAGGGCGAGCGCACCGTTCTCGTCCCGCCGCTTCCGGCGGACACCGATGCCGGACGGCTGTTCCTGGACCGCGCCGAGGCGGCCGGCCCGGGGTTCACCGCCGCGCGCGCGGACGTCGCCGAGATCTGCCGCCGGCTGGACGGGATGCCGCTGGCGATCGAGCTCGCGGCGGCGCGCGGCGCGTCCCTCGGGGCGGCGGGGCTGCTGACGGCGCTGGAGGACGTGCTGCGGCTGCTGAGCGGAGGCCGCGGGGCGGTCGAGCGGCACCGGTCCCTGCGCGCGGTCATCCGCTGGAGTCACGACCTGCTGACCGAGGACGAGCGGGAGCTGTTCGAGTGCCTGTCGGTGTTCGTCGGCGGGTTCGACCTCGCGGCCGTGGGCGCCGTCGTCCCCGGCCTCGGCGCGGGCGCGGCCGCCGACCTGCTCGGGCGGCTGGTCGACAAGAGCCTCGTCGTCCGGGCGGCGGAGGGCCGCTGGCGCATGCTGGAGACGGTCCGCGCGTTCGCCGCGGAGCGGCTGGCCGCCGGTGCCGCGCAGGGGGCCGTCCGCGAGCGGTACCTGCGGTGGGCCGCGGGCACCGCCGCCGAGCTGGAGGATCGGCTGGACGGCGACTGGCGCGTCCGCTTCGACGCCGTCGCCGACGACCTGCGCGCGGCCCTCGCGGGCGCGCCGCCGGGCCGGGCGGACGTGCCGCACCGCCTCGCCCGGTCCCTGGGGCACCTGACCTTTGCCCGCCGGTTCCTCCGCGAGGCCCCCGGCCACTACCGGGAGGCGGCCCGGCGGGCGCCGACGCCGGACGAGGCGGCGCTCGACCTGCGGGACGCCGCGGACGCCGCACACGCCCTGATCGAGACCGGCCGGGCCTTCGACCTCCTGCTGGAGTCGGCGGAGCAGTCCCGCAGGGCGGGCGACGGCGACGGGGAGGCCGCCACCCTCGCGTTCGCCGTGGTGACCGCCGAGCGGCACCCTTCCGGGTTCGACGCCGAGATCCCCCACGAGCGCCTGCGGGCCCTGCTGGCCCGGGCCCGCGCGGCCGGGGACCTCCGCGACCGGGTCGTGGCCGCGCATCTCGCCGCCGCGAGGGCGTGGAGCCACGGCACCGAGAAGGTCACCCCGGACCCGTTCCTCGCCGCGGCCGCGCGTTCCGCCGCCCGGGCCACCGGCGATCCGGTGCTGCTGTCGGCCGCGCTGGACGCGTCCGGCATCGCCGCCCTGACCGCGGGCAGGTTCCGGGAGGCGCACCGGATCGCCACCGAACGCGTCGGCCTGCTCCCGGCGATGCCGCGCGACGTCCCCTACCCCGCCCCGGAGATCACGGACACCTACCACATGGCCACGGCCTGCGCCGTCGCGGCCGGCGACCTGCGCGCGGCGCTGTCGGCGGCCCGGCTCGCCGCGTCCGACGACCTCATCGGCGACCGGTCACCGGTCGCGATGGCCACCCTCGTCCAGGCGCTGGTCCTCATGGGCGACCTCGACGAGGCGCTGTCCCACGCGGACACGCTGTGGGAGGCCTGCGAGGACGCCGGAAGCCCGCTCGCGTGGACGGCGCCGTCGGTCGCCGCCGTCGCCCTGGCCCACGGACTTCTCGGCGACGAGGACGGCCTCCGGCTGTGGCGCGACCGCGCGGAGCGGATCGCCGGGGACGCCCGGTCCCGCTATCTGGCGTCCTACGCGGCGTTCGTCGATGCCCGGACCGCCCTGCGGGCCGTGCGGGCCGGGGAAGCTCCGGTGCTGGTGGAGCGGGCGTTCGCACCGTTCCCGCCCCAGGACTGGTACCGGGGGTACGCCCGTGCGGCCGGGGCCGAACTCGCCGTCGCCGCCGGCCTGCCCGACGCCCCGAAGCGCTTGGCCGCCGCGTCGGACGCCGCCCCGGAGAACGCGTGGGCCGCCGCCTGCCTGGCCCGTGCCTCCGGGCTCCTCCACCGCGACGTCGATGAGCTCACCGGCTCGGCCCGGTCGTGGGAGCACATCGGTGCCCGCCACGAGCACGCCTTCACTCTCGACCTGATCGAAGAGCTGCGCCCCCGCCGCTGA
- a CDS encoding dihydrofolate reductase family protein, protein MRRIINSMFVSIDGVIQDPQDWPSLGGGDSGAQTELLLGCDGVLLGRHTYDSFASVWKGRSGDPYTDKMNAVTKYVVSTTLEKADWDNSVIIGGDVVEEISRLKEQPGGDILLYGFGRLSHTLMRHGLLDELRFWVHPFFLGKADEEGLLFRQDTRAMLDVIETRTFDSGIVLLSYRVKPSAGQA, encoded by the coding sequence GTGCGACGCATCATCAACTCCATGTTCGTCTCGATCGACGGTGTCATCCAGGACCCGCAGGACTGGCCGTCCCTCGGGGGCGGCGACTCCGGCGCGCAGACCGAGCTGCTGCTCGGTTGCGACGGCGTCCTGCTGGGCCGGCACACCTACGACAGTTTCGCCTCGGTATGGAAGGGGCGCTCCGGCGACCCCTACACCGACAAGATGAACGCGGTGACGAAGTACGTCGTCTCGACCACGCTCGAAAAGGCCGACTGGGACAACTCCGTCATCATCGGCGGCGACGTGGTCGAGGAGATCTCCCGCCTGAAGGAGCAGCCCGGCGGGGACATCCTCCTGTACGGGTTCGGGCGTCTCTCCCACACCCTGATGCGGCACGGACTGCTCGACGAACTCCGGTTCTGGGTCCACCCCTTCTTCCTCGGGAAGGCCGACGAGGAAGGCCTGCTCTTCCGGCAGGACACCCGCGCCATGCTCGACGTCATCGAGACACGGACGTTCGACTCCGGCATCGTGTTGCTGTCGTACCGGGTGAAGCCGTCCGCCGGCCAGGCCTGA
- a CDS encoding alpha/beta hydrolase has translation MRLGHRILAAGVAGVAGAALVPALTVTALAGPGDTTSPVEKARADRVPTPKLDWYKCYDTAECATVRLPLDYDDPKGATTEIAVLRVRARNAKKRIGSLFVNPGGPGGQGTAIAYQAPYFLGKDVLDRFDIVGFDPRGIGFSSNVACFKSTKDQTLALAGMNVAFPVGAKQEAAYVKSAKAVGKGCSTTGKKLAGAMSTAEAARDMDVLRRAVGDKKLSYLGFSYGTAIGQYYANMFPDRLRAVVVDGVINPVSWAGTRKTENQILDDRLRSADGAYKALREILVRCGKAGRKKCQFAAYGDPVKNFDVLAKRLKAKPADIEGEMVTYADLVGGVLGALYDPSGYEVVDAMATDLWQATSPASSSAQAAKARKALAARIAERRAEVRRQKEAAEKVTAKDFPYDNSLEAFSGVTCTDGLHPKKAGSWPALTAASDRRAPYFGRAWGWGSVQCARDAWKVRDEDAYTGPFNRRTNAPVLFVGDYYDPATNYNDAVSSSKLLPNSRLLSSNSWGHTAYGTSACVTKAVDGYLVGGKLPPAGKVCVGDVQPFAGNPEPALESRGPADASAMAPQAAATGNGTKLPPVAARVPSSILLGTR, from the coding sequence ATGCGTCTCGGACACAGGATTCTCGCGGCCGGCGTGGCGGGCGTGGCCGGTGCGGCCCTCGTGCCCGCCTTAACGGTCACCGCTCTGGCAGGCCCGGGCGACACGACGAGCCCGGTCGAGAAGGCTCGCGCCGACCGTGTGCCCACTCCGAAGCTCGACTGGTACAAGTGCTACGACACCGCGGAATGCGCGACCGTCCGGCTGCCCTTGGACTACGACGATCCGAAAGGCGCGACGACCGAGATCGCGGTCCTGAGGGTCAGGGCGCGCAACGCCAAGAAGCGGATCGGCAGCCTGTTCGTCAATCCGGGCGGGCCCGGCGGCCAGGGCACCGCCATCGCCTACCAGGCGCCCTACTTCCTCGGCAAGGACGTCCTCGACCGCTTCGACATCGTCGGCTTCGACCCGCGCGGCATCGGCTTCAGCTCCAACGTCGCCTGCTTCAAGTCCACCAAGGACCAGACGCTCGCGCTGGCGGGGATGAACGTGGCGTTCCCGGTCGGCGCGAAGCAGGAGGCGGCCTACGTCAAGTCGGCGAAGGCGGTCGGCAAGGGCTGCTCGACGACCGGGAAGAAGCTGGCGGGCGCGATGTCCACCGCCGAGGCGGCCCGCGACATGGACGTCCTGCGCCGTGCGGTCGGCGACAAGAAGCTGTCCTACCTGGGCTTCAGCTACGGCACGGCGATCGGCCAGTACTACGCGAACATGTTCCCCGACCGGCTGCGCGCCGTGGTCGTGGACGGTGTCATCAACCCCGTCTCCTGGGCCGGCACCCGCAAGACCGAGAACCAGATCCTGGACGACCGGCTGCGGTCCGCCGACGGCGCCTACAAGGCGCTGCGGGAGATCCTCGTCCGCTGCGGCAAGGCGGGCAGGAAGAAGTGCCAGTTCGCGGCCTACGGGGATCCCGTCAAGAACTTCGACGTCCTCGCCAAGCGGTTGAAGGCGAAGCCCGCCGACATCGAAGGCGAGATGGTCACCTACGCCGACCTTGTCGGCGGTGTCCTCGGCGCGCTGTACGACCCGAGCGGCTATGAGGTCGTCGACGCCATGGCCACCGACCTGTGGCAGGCGACCTCGCCCGCCTCGTCGTCGGCGCAGGCCGCGAAGGCGCGCAAGGCCCTCGCCGCCCGCATCGCGGAGCGCCGGGCCGAGGTCAGGCGGCAGAAGGAGGCGGCGGAGAAGGTCACGGCCAAGGACTTCCCCTACGACAACAGCCTTGAGGCGTTCAGCGGCGTCACCTGCACCGACGGCCTGCACCCGAAGAAGGCGGGGAGCTGGCCCGCGCTGACCGCGGCGTCCGACAGGCGGGCGCCCTACTTCGGGCGCGCGTGGGGCTGGGGCAGCGTGCAGTGCGCCCGCGACGCCTGGAAGGTCCGCGACGAGGACGCCTACACGGGTCCCTTCAACCGGCGCACGAACGCGCCCGTCCTGTTCGTGGGCGACTACTACGACCCGGCGACGAACTACAACGACGCGGTCTCGTCCAGCAAGCTGCTGCCCAACAGCCGGCTGCTGTCCAGCAACAGCTGGGGGCACACCGCCTACGGCACCTCGGCGTGCGTGACGAAGGCGGTCGACGGCTACCTCGTCGGCGGGAAGCTGCCGCCCGCGGGCAAGGTGTGCGTCGGCGACGTCCAGCCGTTCGCCGGCAACCCTGAACCGGCACTCGAATCCAGGGGCCCGGCGGACGCGAGCGCGATGGCGCCGCAGGCGGCCGCCACCGGCAACGGCACGAAGCTGCCGCCGGTGGCCGCACGGGTCCCCTCGTCCATCCTGCTCGGAACGCGGTAA
- a CDS encoding MauE/DoxX family redox-associated membrane protein encodes MELVRIGCACLVGLVFAVSAVSKLRDFDGFARSVPALVPVPPGRARLLAIATTTLEALVPPLLVAPVTAPFGFGLAAVLLAAFTAAVATSVRRGRRTACRCFGPSSAPLGPRHLVRNGVLLACAVLGALAPGGLPPAGGIAVAAAAGLAGAVLIVSLDDIVELFARNP; translated from the coding sequence ATGGAACTCGTGCGGATCGGATGCGCCTGCCTGGTCGGGCTCGTCTTCGCCGTGTCGGCCGTTTCCAAGCTCCGCGACTTCGACGGCTTCGCCAGGTCCGTCCCCGCGCTGGTGCCCGTCCCGCCCGGCCGCGCCCGGCTCCTGGCGATCGCCACGACCACGCTTGAGGCGCTGGTGCCGCCGCTGCTGGTCGCGCCGGTCACCGCCCCCTTCGGCTTCGGTCTCGCCGCCGTGCTGCTGGCCGCCTTCACCGCGGCCGTCGCGACCTCGGTCCGGCGCGGGCGCCGCACCGCCTGCCGCTGCTTCGGCCCGTCCAGCGCTCCGCTCGGTCCGCGCCACCTCGTCCGCAACGGAGTGCTGCTCGCCTGCGCCGTGCTCGGCGCCCTGGCCCCCGGCGGCCTGCCCCCCGCGGGCGGCATCGCGGTGGCCGCCGCGGCCGGGCTGGCCGGGGCGGTGCTGATCGTCTCCCTCGACGACATCGTCGAGCTGTTCGCGAGGAACCCCTGA
- a CDS encoding TlpA disulfide reductase family protein, with the protein MPYLIAAVVLIGLLSALNLVLTLALVRRLREQGAAHPGHAGPPMALGPGSQIGDFTATTTEGEPVSPADLPALVAFFSANCAPCHELAPRFAELTTGLPRLAVVTGDDPELVAVLSPAVRVVVEDHDGAVSSAFQNTWTPALYIVDGGHRVVAAGGRLEDLPIESPA; encoded by the coding sequence ATGCCCTATCTCATCGCCGCCGTCGTCCTCATCGGGCTGCTGTCCGCGCTGAACCTCGTCCTCACGCTCGCCCTCGTCCGCAGGCTGCGGGAGCAGGGCGCCGCGCACCCGGGGCACGCGGGCCCGCCGATGGCGCTCGGACCCGGCTCGCAGATCGGCGACTTCACCGCGACGACCACCGAGGGCGAGCCGGTCTCCCCGGCGGACCTCCCCGCTCTCGTCGCCTTCTTCTCCGCGAACTGCGCGCCCTGCCACGAGCTGGCCCCGCGCTTCGCGGAGCTCACGACCGGGCTGCCCCGGCTCGCGGTCGTGACCGGCGACGACCCCGAACTGGTCGCGGTCCTGTCCCCGGCGGTCCGCGTCGTCGTCGAGGACCACGACGGCGCCGTGAGCAGCGCCTTCCAGAACACGTGGACGCCGGCGCTCTACATCGTCGACGGCGGGCACCGGGTCGTGGCCGCGGGCGGGCGCCTGGAGGACCTGCCCATCGAATCCCCGGCGTGA
- a CDS encoding ABC transporter ATP-binding protein: MRGRAHVRGLAAAGAEASALIWRSAPGGVSGYLLITLAEAAAPIATAWLMKTVVDRLTTSHAPVAGPAAALVAAGLAAAALPGIGTYLRDQAGRAAGVRATDRLFAATERQVGLRRFEDPVFLDRLRLAQEATASTGFLVDAVCGTARGSLSLLGFLVSLLVISPAMTGLVLLAAVPALIAELLLSRSRAAMQWATERTHRREYFYSGLLTDVEAATEIRLFGIGAFLRARMMAERERGNRAEQRMSRRELAVQGGLTALSATVAGGGLWWAITAARHGSLGVGDVTMFVAAVAGVQTALNLLTSSIATGHGRLLVFTHYVAVTRAEPDLPSAATGGAPELRRGIEFQDVWFRYSDDHPWVLRGVDLTIPHGWAVALVGLNGAGKSTLVKLLCRMYDPTRGRILWDGVDLRDIPPHALRERISAVFQDHMNYDMTARENIAVGDLRTLDRPEAVEGAAARAGVHDKLATLPHGYDTLLTRMFFSEADKEDADTGVVLSGGQWQRLALARAFVRDGRDLMILDEPSSGLDPEAEHEVHAQMRLHRSGRTSLLISHRLSAVRDAGLIAILDEGRVAELGTHETLLAAGGHYARLFRLQAAGYQEAPQPSGGIG; the protein is encoded by the coding sequence ATGAGAGGGCGCGCCCACGTCCGCGGGCTCGCCGCCGCGGGTGCGGAGGCGAGCGCGCTCATCTGGCGGTCGGCGCCCGGCGGCGTGTCCGGCTACCTGCTGATCACCCTGGCCGAGGCCGCCGCGCCGATCGCGACCGCCTGGCTGATGAAGACGGTGGTCGACCGGCTGACGACGTCGCACGCCCCGGTCGCGGGCCCGGCCGCCGCGCTGGTCGCGGCCGGGCTGGCCGCCGCCGCCCTGCCCGGGATCGGCACCTACCTGCGCGACCAGGCCGGGCGGGCCGCCGGAGTCCGGGCGACCGACCGGCTGTTCGCCGCGACCGAACGCCAGGTCGGGCTGCGGCGCTTCGAGGACCCGGTCTTCCTGGACCGGCTGCGCCTGGCGCAGGAGGCGACCGCCAGCACCGGGTTCCTGGTCGACGCCGTCTGCGGCACCGCGCGCGGCTCGCTGTCCCTCCTCGGCTTCCTCGTCTCGCTGCTGGTGATCAGCCCGGCGATGACGGGGCTGGTGCTCCTGGCGGCCGTGCCGGCGCTGATCGCCGAGCTGCTGCTGTCGCGGAGCCGCGCGGCCATGCAGTGGGCGACCGAGCGGACCCACCGCCGCGAGTACTTCTACAGCGGCCTGCTGACGGACGTGGAGGCGGCCACCGAGATCCGCCTGTTCGGCATCGGCGCCTTCCTGCGCGCCCGGATGATGGCCGAACGCGAACGCGGCAACCGGGCCGAACAGCGGATGAGCCGGCGCGAACTGGCCGTCCAGGGCGGCCTCACCGCGCTGAGCGCCACGGTGGCGGGCGGCGGCCTGTGGTGGGCGATCACGGCGGCGCGGCACGGCTCGCTCGGCGTCGGGGACGTCACCATGTTCGTCGCCGCGGTCGCCGGAGTGCAGACCGCCCTGAACCTGCTGACGTCCTCCATCGCCACCGGCCACGGCCGCCTGCTCGTGTTCACGCACTACGTCGCGGTGACCCGCGCGGAACCGGACCTGCCGAGCGCCGCCACCGGCGGCGCCCCGGAACTGCGGCGGGGCATCGAGTTCCAGGACGTGTGGTTCCGCTACAGCGACGACCATCCCTGGGTGCTGCGCGGCGTCGACCTGACGATCCCGCACGGCTGGGCCGTCGCGCTGGTCGGCCTGAACGGCGCGGGCAAGAGCACGCTGGTCAAACTGCTCTGCCGCATGTACGACCCGACCCGCGGACGGATCCTGTGGGACGGCGTCGACCTGCGGGACATTCCGCCGCACGCGCTGCGCGAGCGCATCAGCGCGGTGTTCCAGGACCACATGAACTACGACATGACCGCGAGGGAGAACATCGCGGTCGGCGACCTCCGGACGCTCGACCGTCCGGAGGCGGTCGAAGGGGCGGCCGCCCGCGCGGGCGTCCACGACAAGCTCGCCACGCTCCCCCACGGATACGACACCCTGTTGACCCGGATGTTCTTCTCCGAGGCCGACAAGGAGGACGCCGACACCGGAGTGGTGCTGTCCGGCGGTCAGTGGCAGCGCCTCGCGCTGGCCCGCGCCTTCGTCCGCGACGGCCGGGACCTGATGATCCTGGACGAGCCCAGCTCCGGCCTCGACCCCGAGGCCGAGCACGAGGTCCACGCCCAGATGCGGCTCCACCGGTCCGGCCGGACCAGCCTGCTGATCTCGCACCGGCTCAGCGCCGTCCGGGACGCCGGCCTCATCGCGATCCTCGACGAGGGCCGCGTGGCCGAGCTCGGCACCCACGAGACGCTGCTGGCGGCGGGCGGCCACTACGCCCGCCTGTTCCGCCTCCAGGCGGCCGGATACCAGGAGGCCCCGCAACCCTCCGGGGGCATCGGATGA
- a CDS encoding S26 family signal peptidase: MTWLAAAAGVLLAAGALTVWVRLRYLVTTVDGPSMEPALHSGDRLLVRRTRRVRAGQIVVVRIQPPTLDAPPPDAGPAPGEEIPFSRVHPDGELLVKRAIAVAGDPVPVDRVPCLRETREPTVPPGALVVLGDNAATSWDSRDYGFVRAEQFIGVAVRRLSTP, encoded by the coding sequence ATGACGTGGCTCGCCGCCGCGGCGGGCGTGCTCCTGGCGGCCGGCGCCCTCACCGTCTGGGTGCGCCTGCGTTACCTGGTCACCACGGTCGACGGGCCCAGCATGGAGCCGGCGCTCCATTCAGGCGACCGGCTCCTCGTCCGGCGGACCCGGCGGGTGCGCGCGGGTCAGATCGTGGTGGTGCGGATCCAGCCCCCGACGCTGGACGCGCCGCCCCCGGACGCGGGGCCCGCTCCAGGCGAGGAGATTCCGTTCTCGCGGGTCCACCCGGACGGGGAGCTGCTCGTCAAGCGGGCGATCGCCGTGGCCGGTGATCCCGTCCCGGTGGACCGGGTGCCGTGCCTCCGGGAGACGCGGGAGCCGACCGTGCCGCCGGGCGCCCTCGTCGTGCTGGGCGACAATGCCGCCACCAGCTGGGACTCCCGCGACTACGGGTTCGTCCGCGCCGAGCAGTTCATCGGCGTGGCCGTCCGCAGGCTCTCGACACCCTGA
- a CDS encoding response regulator transcription factor yields the protein MRVLIVEDEPYLAEAVRDGLRLEAIAADIAGDGDSALELLSVNSYDMAVLDRDIPGPSGDEVARRIVASGSGIPILMLTAADRIDDKASGFELGADDYLTKPFELRELVMRLRALDRRRAHARPPVREIAGLRLDPFRREVFRDGRYVALTRKQFAVLEVLAAAEGGVVSAEELLERAWDANADPFTNAVRITVSALRKRLGEPWLIATVPGVGYRIDTAPGGSHE from the coding sequence ATGCGCGTGCTGATCGTGGAGGACGAGCCCTACCTGGCCGAAGCCGTCCGTGACGGCCTGCGGCTGGAGGCGATCGCCGCCGACATCGCCGGCGACGGCGACTCCGCCCTGGAGCTGCTCAGCGTCAACTCCTACGACATGGCGGTCCTGGACCGCGACATCCCCGGGCCCTCCGGCGACGAGGTCGCCCGGCGGATCGTCGCCTCCGGCAGCGGCATCCCGATCCTCATGCTCACCGCCGCCGACCGCATCGACGACAAGGCCTCGGGGTTCGAACTCGGCGCCGACGACTACCTCACCAAGCCGTTCGAGCTCCGGGAGCTCGTCATGCGGCTGCGGGCGCTGGACCGCCGGCGCGCGCACGCCCGGCCCCCGGTCCGCGAGATCGCGGGCCTGCGGCTGGACCCCTTCCGCCGGGAGGTCTTCCGCGACGGGCGCTACGTCGCGCTCACCCGCAAGCAGTTCGCGGTGCTCGAAGTCCTCGCCGCCGCCGAGGGCGGTGTCGTCAGCGCCGAGGAACTCCTGGAGCGGGCCTGGGACGCCAACGCCGACCCGTTCACCAACGCCGTCCGCATCACCGTCTCCGCCCTGCGCAAACGACTCGGCGAACCATGGCTCATCGCCACGGTCCCCGGCGTCGGCTACCGGATCGACACCGCCCCCGGCGGCTCGCACGAATAG
- a CDS encoding protein-arginine deiminase family protein produces MVNLRSPAVTPDFPARDRPLRDASRPVFTMMRGPGVAGLQQFDATAVDRPDANLYYGSASSSGNFGTIPPYGKYSTGRIVYGGEGKFAPDASFTRMLEAQGYQDPIAIDTSWLGVGHIDEFFHFVPRRGGKGWAMVVADPRMGMNLLAKVARGGGGGQRLVEGVAPSNTQFPGLTVAQALAKPELVNGTRIAAAGVDRALRQFREKAGITERDVIRVPALFTKLDLPDGYPRKDLTVTYLPDAANGVSTGTGGYLAPAQHGPRQDGHDVFQRATEQALRGAGVRVHWIEDWDYSHYVGTAGGDIHCVTNVQRNLSGTTPWWRPAQ; encoded by the coding sequence GTGGTCAACCTCAGGTCTCCGGCGGTGACCCCCGACTTCCCCGCCCGCGACCGCCCGCTGAGGGACGCGTCCCGGCCGGTCTTCACCATGATGCGCGGTCCGGGCGTCGCGGGCCTCCAGCAGTTCGACGCGACGGCGGTCGACCGCCCCGACGCCAACCTGTACTACGGATCGGCCAGTTCGAGCGGCAACTTCGGGACGATCCCGCCGTACGGCAAGTACAGCACCGGGCGGATCGTCTACGGAGGCGAGGGGAAGTTCGCGCCCGACGCGAGTTTCACCCGGATGCTGGAGGCCCAGGGCTACCAGGACCCGATCGCCATCGACACGAGCTGGCTCGGCGTGGGCCACATCGACGAGTTCTTCCACTTCGTGCCCAGGCGCGGTGGCAAGGGCTGGGCCATGGTCGTCGCCGACCCGCGGATGGGCATGAACCTCCTGGCGAAGGTCGCCCGCGGCGGTGGCGGTGGGCAGCGGCTGGTCGAGGGCGTCGCCCCGTCCAACACGCAGTTCCCCGGCCTCACGGTCGCCCAGGCTCTCGCCAAGCCCGAACTGGTGAACGGCACCCGCATCGCGGCGGCGGGCGTCGACCGCGCGCTGCGGCAGTTCCGCGAGAAGGCCGGGATCACAGAACGGGACGTCATCCGGGTGCCGGCGCTCTTCACCAAGCTCGACCTGCCCGACGGCTACCCGCGTAAGGACCTGACCGTCACGTACCTGCCGGACGCCGCCAACGGCGTGAGCACGGGCACCGGCGGTTACCTGGCCCCGGCCCAGCACGGGCCGCGGCAGGACGGGCATGACGTGTTCCAGCGGGCCACCGAGCAGGCCCTGCGCGGAGCGGGCGTGCGCGTCCACTGGATCGAGGACTGGGACTACTCCCACTACGTCGGTACGGCCGGCGGCGACATCCACTGCGTCACGAACGTGCAGCGCAATCTGAGCGGCACCACGCCCTGGTGGCGTCCCGCCCAGTGA